In the genome of Chlamydia buteonis, the window GAGTTCTTGAGCACGTGAAAAATTCTGTATAGCCTGTTTCATTTCTTCACGAAATTCTTCGTGACTCTTTTTTCTTCTTGCAAAGCCTACACAGACAAAGTTTTCAGATAGCCTGCCTTCTTTGATCAGATGGTATAATGCTGGAAATAACTTGCGCGCTGTAAGATCGCCTGTAGCACCGAAAATTACCATCACACAGGGGGGACAGGGTAAAGTTCTCCCTCCATCTTTATTTTCATTACTTGTCATTTCCATCGTACTTTTGAGACCTCGTGACATAGCTAAAAACATTTAGGATAACAAAAAAAGAATAAAAGTAACTACGGAGAAAAATACTTATTTTCCTACAGACATTTTAAAGAGACATAACCCAAAAGACATTTATACAGAATAAGTCATAGAGTAACTTAAAAACATTTTAATAAGTTGCTCTACGTTTTCATCGTTTCTTTGAAAGATTAAGGGGCTTTAACGTAGCGAAAATCTACGACTCCGGTAGGGGAAAAGTCGAAATTGGATAACTTTTTGTTTAATGCAAAATGAAACGCATCATGATAGATTGGTTCAATGATATGAAAAGTTTCTAGATAGAGTGATGCTTGTGAAATCAACTCACGGCGCTTATTGAGATCTCTTTCTTCTTGAATCGTGGCGAGAAGAGTCATGTAATCCTTATGGTTCACTACATAAGGAGGCACTCCTGAAGGATGAGCAAAAATGGTTAGAAATGCCATAGGATCAGAAAAATCAGCAAACCATCCTCCAGTTGACAAAGAGAAATGCCCTGAGGCTAGTTCTGTTTGTAAAAGTGCAAATTCTTTTCCTACTATAGGGATAGAAAACCCAAGGGTATCCTTCCACTGTTCGCGAATTAATTGTACCATTAAAGCGCTTGCCGAAGAGCCAGCAGGAAAGACCAGGGAATGACTTTCTAAATCCTTTGCTGAAATATTTAGCTCTTCCAAGGCCTCTTTAAAAAGTTTCTTGGCAAGATGCTTACGTTGTTCTTTCGTAGGAAGATCTAAATTTGGGTAGGTATGTAAGTTATTTGGGAGCAAATGTTGTGCAGGCTTTGCTCTATCTAAAAAGATTGTGGATACTAAGGATTCCTTATCTAAGGCTAAAGATAGTGCTTTCCTTAACTTTGTGTGATTAAGGGGGAATTTATTGACGTTAAAGGTTAGCCAGGAAGTCCCTGCAACATCGAAGGAATGTAGGTTACCTGTAGACTGTAGGTGAGCAAGAGTTTCTGTAGGGATACGTTCTCCCCAAGGAGGACCTTGCCAATCTAATTTGCCTTGATTAAACAATAAGGCAGCGGTATTTGGGTCGGGGACAAAATGTACGGTAATTGCTTGAGTTTTTACTTGTTCTTGATTGTAGTAGTAAGGATTTTTTTCAAGACGTAGCCATTGTTTTTGTTTGATCTTTTTAGGATAAAAGGCACTACTCGCAATCGGCAAAGTTTGTTGTAACTCGCGTTGCTCCTTATGTACCGGAAAGAAAATAGGTAATGCTAGCAGCTTAAGAAAATGTGAGGTTGGAGATTCTAATTCAATGACTAAAGTTTGATCATCCTTCGCATGAAACCCTATATGCTCTTCAGAGAGCGCTCCTTGCTGTATTTGCTTAATATTCTTAATAGGATCAAAAGCAAAATTATAAACACCCGAAACTTCTTGGCTTACAACTTGTTTCCAAGAAGCAATAAAATCTTCTGATGTTAAAGGATCTCCATTACTCCAATATGCCTTCTTTAAATAAAAAGTATAGGTCTTGCCATCATCGGAAAGGGAGTAGCTCTCAGCAAGTGCTGGTTCTAGATTTCCTGTGCGCGTATTTTCCTGAACCAATCCCTCATAAATATGCTTAATTAAATTAATATCAGATAGTAGACGAACTTCGCGAGGATCTAAAGAACGCGGGTCGTCTTTCATGTTGATAGAAAGGTGGTCTTGAGATTGGCGAAAATGTTTACATCCATGAAGCATTAGGGAAGAGGAGATAAGGAAGCCGAAGCAGATTCCCATTGATATCTTGCGCATGGAGTAATTCCTAAAGTGATTTTTTCTGAGAGAAATAACTCTCTTCCTAATCCTGCTATCATCGCAGCATTATCTGTACATAACTTAGAAGAAGGAAAGTATAAAGGCAAATCTAGAGCATTTTTTAACAAGCTTTGGAAATACTTATTGTTTGCTACTCCCCCTCCAACAAGTATAGACCTGCACGAAAATTTTTTTACAATATTAGGAAGTTTTTGTGCAATGCTAGTGAATGCGGCTTTTTGAAAAGACGCTGAAATATTGTTCTTTTGAGTTTCAGAAAGCTCTGGCAGTGGAGTGCGATGATTACTATTATTCCCCTTAATTGCATAAAGAACAGCTGTTTTTAATCCACTAAAAGACAAATCATAACCTGGAACTTTCGAGGGAGAAAAAGGATAGGATGATTCACATCCATGAACTGCAAGTTTTTCTATTAAAGCCCCTCCGGGATATGGCAAACCCAAAAACCGCGCCACCTTATCGAAAGTTTCTCCTATAGCATCATCTCGACTTTTTCCTATTAACTTATAAGTTAAAGGGTCTTCCATCAAAAATATAGCGGTGTGAGCTCCAGAAACTACTAAACCTAGTGCAGGGAATTCCACTGAGCTTGCTTCCATGTAGGCGGCGTAAAGATGCGCCTCAACATGATTTACTCCAATTATAGGTTTCTGACATCCTACAGCCAAACCTTTAGCAAAGTTCACTCCTATAGCTAGAGAACCTATAAGTCCTGGCGTATGTGTGACTGCAACCAAATCAATATCTTCTAAAGAAACTCCCGACTCCTTTAAAGCAGACTGCACCACAGAAGGGAAAACTTGAAGATGAGCTCGAGAAGCTAGTTCAGGAACTATGCCTCCATAAGAAACGTGATCTTGTTGGGAGGAGACGACATTTGCTACAATTTTCGCGTTAGCATCTACTAAAGCACACGCGGTCTCATCACAAGAGCTTTCCAACC includes:
- a CDS encoding peptide ABC transporter substrate-binding protein encodes the protein MRKISMGICFGFLISSSLMLHGCKHFRQSQDHLSINMKDDPRSLDPREVRLLSDINLIKHIYEGLVQENTRTGNLEPALAESYSLSDDGKTYTFYLKKAYWSNGDPLTSEDFIASWKQVVSQEVSGVYNFAFDPIKNIKQIQQGALSEEHIGFHAKDDQTLVIELESPTSHFLKLLALPIFFPVHKEQRELQQTLPIASSAFYPKKIKQKQWLRLEKNPYYYNQEQVKTQAITVHFVPDPNTAALLFNQGKLDWQGPPWGERIPTETLAHLQSTGNLHSFDVAGTSWLTFNVNKFPLNHTKLRKALSLALDKESLVSTIFLDRAKPAQHLLPNNLHTYPNLDLPTKEQRKHLAKKLFKEALEELNISAKDLESHSLVFPAGSSASALMVQLIREQWKDTLGFSIPIVGKEFALLQTELASGHFSLSTGGWFADFSDPMAFLTIFAHPSGVPPYVVNHKDYMTLLATIQEERDLNKRRELISQASLYLETFHIIEPIYHDAFHFALNKKLSNFDFSPTGVVDFRYVKAP
- the tsaD gene encoding tRNA (adenosine(37)-N6)-threonylcarbamoyltransferase complex transferase subunit TsaD gives rise to the protein MLTLGLESSCDETACALVDANAKIVANVVSSQQDHVSYGGIVPELASRAHLQVFPSVVQSALKESGVSLEDIDLVAVTHTPGLIGSLAIGVNFAKGLAVGCQKPIIGVNHVEAHLYAAYMEASSVEFPALGLVVSGAHTAIFLMEDPLTYKLIGKSRDDAIGETFDKVARFLGLPYPGGALIEKLAVHGCESSYPFSPSKVPGYDLSFSGLKTAVLYAIKGNNSNHRTPLPELSETQKNNISASFQKAAFTSIAQKLPNIVKKFSCRSILVGGGVANNKYFQSLLKNALDLPLYFPSSKLCTDNAAMIAGLGRELFLSEKITLGITPCARYQWESASASLSPLP